The Desulfovulcanus ferrireducens genomic interval TTTTCAGCCGCAAAACCCAGTGGGATCCCCAAAAGACCGATACCAACTGAGGCCAGGCGGGCTATTTTGACCCGATTTTTTTCCGGCATGTCCGGATTAAATATATTGACCACAAGATCGTGTCCAATAGCACCGGCACAGGCAATTATCAAACCTGCAACAGTAGACAAGATGGCCGCAAAGGCTCCCGCGACAACAATGCCGAGAAGGATCTGACCGCCAAAATAAGACCCGGCTACAGGCACAGCCAAATTTTTACCATTCTCTGCCAGCCATTTGGTCAGATGAGGGCTCAACCCAAGCTCATTGCTGCGTAAAAACACATAGCGCATGACATGGCCCACATAGGGAGACAAAATATAGAATAGACCTATAAGGAGAAGAACATAAATAACCGTACGCCGGGCAGCCTTGCCATCCGGAGCAGTATAAAAACGAACCAGAATATGGGGCAAACCGGCTGTGCCAAACATCAAAGCCAGGAGCAAGGACAGAGTATCTTTGAGGTTAGTCAGCCAGTAACCTGGTTGAATATAGGCACTGCCCACAAATGTTTTATTGGTAATGGGCTCTGTACCGTTAAAAGATTGTATAAAATTTACCACATCCGTGTAGGTGTAACCCTTGAGCACAAAGGGAATAAAAGCTAAAAGGAACATGGAGCCGAATAAAATCCAGAATTGGACCAATTGGTTGATGGTGGTACCTTTCATCCCGCCCACAGCTACATAAGCGGTAATGATCAAAGCGATAACCACAATGGCAGCCTGATAACTCATGCCCAAAAGCAACCCCATGACCTTACCCGCTCCAAGCATTTGCGGGGCCATGTAAAACAACGAAATAAAAAGAACACCAATGACCCCCAGAACTCTAGCTCCCTTGGAATGAAACCTTTCTGATACAAAATCCGGCACTGTATATTTACCAAATTTTCTAAGAGGTGAAGCCATAAATAAAAGTAAGGCAATGTAACCTACAAAAAAACCAAGCGCATAGATTATACCGTCAAAACCTTTCAAAAAAGCGATTCCAGCTACACCCAGAAAAGAAGCGGCACTCAAATAGTCACTGGAGATCGCTGAGGCGTTGATAAAGCTGTTTACCTTACGACCAGCAAGATAATAATCAGCCGATGTTTTCTGGATGCGAAACATCCAGGTGGTGATGACAGTAAAAAGAAGCATCAATCCTATCAGGACCAAAGCAGTAACAGGGACTTGATAGCCAACGTCCATAACTCTCCCCCCCCTTATAACTTTTTTATTTCATCTTCCATGTTATTGGCCTTTTTGACATAATATATAAAGACTATCCAAGTTATGGGATAGACAAAAACAGCAACCAGAAAATAATGAAGAGGAAGAGAGAAAATCGTGACTCCGGCAATCCAGTCTTTGGCCAAATAGGTTAACAAATAGATAAAAAGAATGAATAAAAAATACGGAATTCCAAAAATCAAAGCGAATCTTAATTGTTTTTTGCGTAATTCATTGACGTCCATGGCCATACCTCCTTTTCCTCTTTATTATAAATGATTATAGAAAAATTATTATCAGGATTTCTTTAACAATTGCAAGTAAATATTTTTTTTAACAGTAACTGCAACCTATTGAACATTTATGATAAATATAACCCATTTAACCCTCATTTTTTGCCGTTTAACGCACATTATTCGTTGGCCGGAGTTTTTTAAGGAGTTGTAATTATGGGCGCTTTGAAGTTAGAGCAAAACCTTAAGGACATCGACTTTAAATCTCTTATTGAAGAGGGAAAGTTGGCGGAAATACGCAATCTGCGCCTTAGGCTAGTGCAAAGCTGGATGAGCCAAAAAATTTCAACCTATAAGCTGTGCAAATTAATTTCTGGATTTAATGAAAAGGTTATTCAGAATACTTTGACTATATTTTCCCTGGAGTTCTCCTGGCTAAGAGAATGTACTTTTTTGGAGTTTGGTTCAGGAGGCAGAGGAGAACAGGTACTCACATCCGATCAGGACAATGGGCTTTTATGGCTAAAAAAACCCGATGAGTATGAGTTGGAAGAGGCCTGCCAAAATATAATTATGACGTTGGACGGAGCAGGTCTAAACCTATGTCCGGGAAATGTGATGATCAATAATCCAGACTGGCGCGGAGATAAAAAACAATGGAAAGAAAGGCTTATTAATTGGTTGTCGAATCCGCTGGAAAAAGGACCCTGGCAATTTGGGTTGATTTTAGATTTCACCCCCCTTTTTGGCTGCCCAGATGAGGCTTTGGAACTTAGAGAAGAATTATGGGAGTATGTACGCACCAAACCTTTGGTTTTAAAATTTTTAATCGATGAACTGCAACAATATAGAGTCCCGCTCTCTTTTTGGGGCAATTTCATTCTGGAAAAAAAGGAAGCACACAGAGGGCAATTAAACCTTAAAAAAAGTATCCTGGCTCACCTAACCAACGGAGTTCGAATTTTGGCCTTAAAATATGCGCTTAAGGAAGTGAATACGGTGGATCGCATCCGAAAACTACAGGAAGCAGGTCACATAGAAAAGAGCATGGCACAGGCCTTAAAAGAACTCTGGCAATGGACCCAACTAAAAAGGATAGAGATTGGCACTTCCTGTCTAAAAGAACAAAAACAAGGACATAATTACCTGAACCCTTATTTGTTGCCTAAAGATGAACAGAAAAGACTGAAAAGATGGCTGAATAATCTAGACAAATTTTTGAAATTGGTCTTTATGGGGACGCAATTTAGTGTCTGATTCTCAAGCTGTATTTTTAGAACTATAAAAGAATGTATCTTGTTTTTACCCTGTCGTAAAAACAGTATGCGGGGAGACTATTGAATTTCCATTTAAAAGGATCAAACAATATGAAAACTTTATACATTGACTGCGAGTTTGGCATCAGCGGAGATATGTTTCTGGCGGCTCTGGCTGACCTTGGTCTAGACTTCTCTAAACTGGAAAAAATTTTTGAAGAAGCCGGGCTCAAAGCAACTATTGAAGTTAAAG includes:
- a CDS encoding cation acetate symporter, which translates into the protein MDVGYQVPVTALVLIGLMLLFTVITTWMFRIQKTSADYYLAGRKVNSFINASAISSDYLSAASFLGVAGIAFLKGFDGIIYALGFFVGYIALLLFMASPLRKFGKYTVPDFVSERFHSKGARVLGVIGVLFISLFYMAPQMLGAGKVMGLLLGMSYQAAIVVIALIITAYVAVGGMKGTTINQLVQFWILFGSMFLLAFIPFVLKGYTYTDVVNFIQSFNGTEPITNKTFVGSAYIQPGYWLTNLKDTLSLLLALMFGTAGLPHILVRFYTAPDGKAARRTVIYVLLLIGLFYILSPYVGHVMRYVFLRSNELGLSPHLTKWLAENGKNLAVPVAGSYFGGQILLGIVVAGAFAAILSTVAGLIIACAGAIGHDLVVNIFNPDMPEKNRVKIARLASVGIGLLGIPLGFAAEKMQIAVLVGLAFAIAASTFFPVLVMGIWWPKMTKNGAIAGLLTGIIGSFIMILGKSYLPTMLQFKNPGGFVMVLGFLAIYIFSKLEYASKKEDALPPDVDKVMAILHGPEQT
- a CDS encoding DUF485 domain-containing protein, with amino-acid sequence MDVNELRKKQLRFALIFGIPYFLFILFIYLLTYLAKDWIAGVTIFSLPLHYFLVAVFVYPITWIVFIYYVKKANNMEDEIKKL
- a CDS encoding putative nucleotidyltransferase substrate binding domain-containing protein, producing MGALKLEQNLKDIDFKSLIEEGKLAEIRNLRLRLVQSWMSQKISTYKLCKLISGFNEKVIQNTLTIFSLEFSWLRECTFLEFGSGGRGEQVLTSDQDNGLLWLKKPDEYELEEACQNIIMTLDGAGLNLCPGNVMINNPDWRGDKKQWKERLINWLSNPLEKGPWQFGLILDFTPLFGCPDEALELREELWEYVRTKPLVLKFLIDELQQYRVPLSFWGNFILEKKEAHRGQLNLKKSILAHLTNGVRILALKYALKEVNTVDRIRKLQEAGHIEKSMAQALKELWQWTQLKRIEIGTSCLKEQKQGHNYLNPYLLPKDEQKRLKRWLNNLDKFLKLVFMGTQFSV